The stretch of DNA TCACTTGCTGTCGATGGACAAAGCGCTGATTACATACGTGATGTTTTGAGTGAAGAGATTGATGCAATGGAGGAAAGACATCAGGCAGGTGCACTAATCTTTACTCAGGCAGGAACTTATGCTCCTACTTTAGGGGTATTGGGAGCCGTTATCGGTCTAATTGCTGCATTAGGGAATATGAGTGATACGGATACATTAGGTCATGCCATTAGTGCAGCCTTTGTAGCTACTTTATTGGGGATTTTTACTGGATACGTGCTTTGGCACCCTTTTGCCAATAAGTTAAAGCGGAAATCCAGGCAGGAAGCAAAGTTGAAAGCAATGATGATTGAAGGGGTATTGTCGGTTCTCGAAGGTGAGGCGCCAAGAGTAATTGAACAAAAACTAGCTTCTTATTTACCTGTAGGAGAGAGAAAGGTTTTTCTTGAAGAAGGCAGTGTGAAGAAAGATGAGTAAAAGAAAAAAGAAGGGTCATGATGATGGACATGTCGATGAATCATGGCTGCTTCCATATGCGGATCTATTAACCTTGCTTCTAGCCTTATTTATCGTACTTTTTGCGATGAGTTCTATTGATGCACAAAAATTCCAAGAACTTTCAAAAGCATTTAATAGCGCCTTTTCAGGAGGAACAGGAATGTTTGAATTCCCTAGTCCGATGCCTGATGGAGAAATGGAAACTTCGAGTGTTGATGAAGGTGAGAAGAAAGATGAGAACGAAGATAAGGAAAAAGAACAAAAATTACAGCAGCAAATTGATCGTGAAGAGCTTCAAGTGGTTCAAAATAAAGTAAACTCTTATATTAATAAAAACAACTTGGGTGAAAAATTAGAAACGTCATTAACGGACGAAGGATTATTGGTTTCAATTAGAGATAATGTTTTATTCGCTCCAGGAAGCGCTGAAGTTAGAGAGGAAGATATAAAGGTTGCAAAAGAAATCTCAGATCTTCTTGTGATGGATCCACCTAGAAATATTATTATAAGTGGACATACAGATAATGTACCAATCGGGAATGCTCCTTTTGAATCGAACTGGGAATTAAGTGTTATGAGGGCAATTAATTTCATGAAAATCATATTACAAAATGAAAAGTTAGATCCAAGTTGGTTTAGTGCCAAAGGGTTTGGAGAATTTCAACCGGTGGCCTCTAATGATACAACAGAAGGAAAAGCCAGAAATAGAAGGGTAGAAATATTGATACTACCAAGAACGGGAAACTAAACCTTAGCGTTTTATTAAAAGTCAAGAAAATAATTAAAGAACCCGATAACTAAATATCCAATTATAATGTCACACATTATATAAGGTATTAAGAAAAGGATAGATGAACAGGAATTATACCTGCTTGTATCTATCCTTTTTGTACAACATATGACCACATTTACTACTACAACATTAAATTTTTCACCACAATACCACAATAAATAATCATTTGTTTCTTCAACAATCGCGCCCGTTTGCTGAATATTGTTTTGAAGTAAAGCCCCCGTTAGCCTTCCATGAATCAGAAATTCACCACAGAGACTGAAAGATACTTGTTCATTCATGGTAGACACCCATGCAGTCGAACAAGAATGCAGTAGCTATTTTAACTTTTGCATCGATACCGATTTATCTGGGAAGTGTAATAGTACATTTCCTCCTGATGACAAGATGAATTCAAACGATAATTTTGATTCGTTAATTGGTAATATTTCTTCATACAACCAGTCATCTATTTCACGATTGTAAATAGGTTTATCGTTATCATAATTCAAATGTTGAAATTGAAAGAAAGAGACATTGTTAAAACTCAATATCCAAACATCGTCACTGGAAACAGTGAAGTGAATGTTTGAGTGAAGGAGACTTTTATGTTCAATTTCCATTTTTACAAGTCGATAATCATGAAACCCCCAAGAGTTAAAACGATTAAAAATATCTTGAGGTAATCTATCAGATAATGTACTGAATACCTCTTTGTATTTCTTTGCTTTTTCCATCCACTGATTATCTAATTTATCCAATTCTTCATCATTCGTGCCATCCATATTTTGAGCTAAATGCAATTCATATAATAAATATTTCATTTCTAAAAGCCCCTTTATTTTCAGTGTTTCTTCAACTTAACTGCTGCTTTACTTTAAGTACACTTCTTCACAATCACCAATTACTTTACCATAAAGATCTAGTTTTCTATAAAGGTGTTGTTCAACAATCTGGCGCTTATCATAAAGAAAGAGCGTAATTCTTGCTGAAGAATTGCGCCCGATTGTTGAAGATTATAATAAAGTCTTATTGAACAAAAGCCCCCATTAGCATTCCTGTAGATCGTTATTTTTCGATTTTGAAAAAAATAGGGCTCCTCAGTAAGATATGAGTATAGACACCACTCTAACTCACAACTGTAGGAGGAACCCTACAATGAAGTTTAAAATGCAGAACAAACAAAATCAACTAATAGAAAGAATTTCCGTTAAACATCTTGTTGTTGGCGTGGATATTGCTCAACAATTTCACGTCGCCAGAGCCGTAAATTTCCGTGGTATTGTAGTCGGAGATCCACTTACGTTCAAAAATAACGAAGAAGGATTTACTAGTTTGCTAAAATGGATTAAAAATCTTCAAAGTTTAAACAACCTTGATGAAGTTATTATTGGGATGGAACCAACTGGACACTACTGGATCAATCTTTCAAAATGGCTTCTTAAACAAAATATTGAAGTAGTAACTGTGAACCCACATTTAGTAAAAAGGAATAAAGAAAACCGTGATAATACTCAGTCAAAAAGCGATAAAAAAGATGCCTTAGTTATAGCTGATATGGTAAAGAACGGCTACTACTCCGAGGTTAGATTCACATCAGAATCATTTGAAAAACTAAGAGTTCTTATGTCTAACCGTGATGTAGTTGTTAAACGACTTGTTAGTTCTGTTAATCAATTAAATCGCTGGGTAGATATTGTCTTTCCAGAACTCCGTCAAGTTTTCAAAAACATTACTGCTAAAGGGGCAATCGCAACCCTTCGTCTTTTTCCTACTCCGATGGAATTGGCCACCAAGCAGCCTCATGAGATTATTATGGGCTGGAAATCACTGATGAAGCGGCAACCTGGATTAAAAAAGGCTCAATTACTTCTTCAGGTAGCCAAGACCTCTATCGGTTCAAGACAAGCACTCGATGCTTATAAATTTCATTTGGAGCAATTACTTGAAGAATATGATTTAGCAGTAATTCAACTCGAAAGAGTTGAAAAGCAAGTTACCGATGTATTGAATAAAATCCCTTATGCCAAAAAGTTGCTTACCATTAAAGGAATTAGTGAAATTTCCTTAGCTGGCATTTTAGGTGAAGCTGGAGATATTAGTGGATTTTCTCACGGTAATTCGCTACTTCGACATGCAGGATTACACCTCGCTGAAGCTAGTTCTGGAAAGTGGAAAGGGCAAATTGTGTTATCAAAACGAGGAAGGTCAAGGCTACGGCGATTCCTTTACTTAGCCACAATAAGCCTTGTGGTGAATAACCCAGAATTTCAGGCAATCCACACCCAGAATGTTAAGGTTAAAAAAATGAAGAAAATGAAATCAATTATGAAATTGATTGGTAAATTTACTAGAGTTTTAGTGGGAATCGCTCGTCGAAATGAATCTTATAACCCTGATAAGGTACAAGCTTTAACACTTTTAGCAGCTTAGAACTCAAGTTTTAATTAGACATTTAAAAATAAACTTTTTCTGTATTAAATAGAGTTTACACAAGTCAATTATTGGCTTATTCGTAGGATTTCAAATATGTACGGAGTACCAGATTACTTAAACAAAAGGGCACAGACCCATCCCGATAGCAAAACTGGCCTCCACCTCTTGGATAGGCATGACGAAGGAATGAAAGGGCAATTGACCCGTTGAGACATGGGAGGGAAAGCCTCCAGGGGCGGCGTGGAGAATGTACATTATATGGTAAATCATGGAGTTTTATAAAACTCCTTTATTTCACTATGCCTTCACGTGCCTTTAACGGATCTGTCCTCCCCTTCATTTAATCATTACTGGTTATCAAGTTGTATGAAATCCTGCGAATAAGCGAGTATTCGGGAGAAAATCTTATTAAACTGAGGGAGTTTAAGTATGTTTATTCACAATCTTTCTGAAATTCTTCTATTAAAATAGAGTACATTTTTAAATCTTGATGCTTACCCTTTATAAACATACCTTTTCTAATTACACCTTCAAATGACATTCCCACCTTTTTCATTACCAACTCCGAAGCTAGGTTATCTAAGAAACTTCTTGCTTGAATACGAACTAAGCCCATTTTTTCAAATCCAAATTTAATAACTTCATTAGTTGCTTCCGTAGTTATACCCTTTCTCCAATAGTCCTGTGAGAGTACATAGGAGATTTCAGCAACTTGATGTTTTGGTTGCCAAGAAAATAAATCTATCGTTCCAATAAGCTTTCCGTTTCCTTTATTCTCAATACCCCAAGGGATTATCAATTTGTTTTCATATTGCTTTAATATAAACTCCACAAATTTTTGTGTATCAAATAAAGTTTTATGAGTGTCCCAAGGAACATACTTTGAAACTTCTTCATTTGAAGCATATAAATATATATCATCAACATCTTCTAAAGTTATTTTTCTAAGTTTAATACGTTCTGTTTCTATGGTAGGTAAATCGATGAATACTTTTTCAATTTCCATAGGGCACCTCGATTTTTTATTTATTTAGTTACCACATTATTATTTACCATAATTTAACTAACTTGTTCGTTAGCAAAATAACTTCAACAAAAACAAGCGTTAATCCTTCTTAGATTAACGCACCCATTAGTTCAATATTTTAGCTTGTAATCTTTACCCTTATTCAGTTTAAAATTTGATAATAGTTAATTAGGGGAGTTACTATACAAAACTGATAATTACTTTCTAAATTCACCTTATATAAAAGTTCATGGTTTAAAGACTGGTTTGAATAGTCAGTTGTTTCAGCATTGCTATATAAAATGTTTAATGTGTCATCGTCTTCTTCAACATTAAAATTAGTAAAATGAAAAGCTTTTCACCCTGTATTACGTTTACACCATTCAAATACATATAAATAGCTTTTTGGTTATCAAAATAGAGATGAATGCCATTTTCATTCTTAACATCGATAATAAACGATTGAATATCTTTATTAACACCTTTCACACTTACCGCGGAAAAAGATAATTCTGAACTACATCCAGATAACAAAATGATACCTACAAGGAATGCTAATAACTTTCTCACAAAATCATCATTACCAATAATTTCCACTGTTACTTAATTCTAACATATAAGTTACCTTTAAACTTTATTATTCTTCAAGAAATCTTCACAATCTTTTCTAGAATGGAACATAGGTATCCGATTTTCTTTTAAAGTGTTGCTCCACAATCTGGCCCTTTAATGGAATATGTTGAGTATTTTTAATAGGTGATTAATATATGTTTTCTTAAAACTTACTTTAATGTCCTTCCAATGAATAATTTATGTCTTTTTGTAAAGATTACAAGGGAGGTTATTATAAAGGAGATGTAGTGCAGTGGTAAAACATACCAAGGGTGTAGTAAGTTGGATTAGCAGAATAACTATCCTCTTGATTTTTATCGTAGTTTTAAACGGTTTTAGCATATTACCGAGTGGCAATGCAGAAACAAATGAAGATGTGTTAAATACAGTAGTGAAGTTCCTCAACGCTCAAAAAAATTGTAATGTTGATGGAATGGTATATTACTCGGAATATCCCAGAATGAGTAATATAAAGGAAATGTATACTAATATGTGTAGAGAACATCCTTTACAAAAAGCTGAAATTACTAACATTAGCATTATTAATGAGACTTCAGCTATGGTATCTATTATATCAACATACAAAGATAGGATCTTTATTGGTACATCACCAGTTATAAAAAGGGATGGACAATGGAAAATCATCAAAGGAATGACTGGTCCTGGATTTGTTGACCTTTCAAAAAAATCGAACAGAGACAAGAAAGTAGTTGAAGTGGAAAAGGCCATCAAAGACTACTTTGTAGCCTTAAAGTCTGGAAATTTAACCGAAATGAAAAAGTATATAAAAATATTGCCTCTAACAGATAAAGAAAAGACAGAAGAACATCTTAAAGCAGTAAGCTCAGAGCCGATACCAGAGGTTACTACATTTGGAATAAGTGTTATATCTGATACATTCGCTGTTGCACAAATAGAGACAAAATATGAACATTTCAGATCCATGCAAAACTATGCTGTTTGTAAGGAAAATGGTCAATGGAAGATAGTATTTGGTCAAACTTTAACGAATTCTGCAATCCCTTTAAGTGATAAACCCATTGAATTAAAATGAAAGTATGTTCTGTAATTTTATATTATAAAGACCACTTTTATATCAGGTGGTCTTTTTATTTTTTTAAAAAATAATCATCTCCTGCCCCATTTACAAAGAAAGAAGGCAATTCTTACTCTCGAATTGCTCCTTTAATGGAATAACTAAATATGATCTCAATCATAAATAAATTATTTTTTCTTTCTAATCCTTTACAAACACGAAACTATCATTACCACAATTATAAAAATCCCCCTAATATTCTTCCTCCATTATCTGGCCCTTTTATTGAATAAGCTACTCTTTAATTGCACATTGTCATTGAAATGTTCAGCAAGAACTACTGTTTCGAGTTATAATAATTTTGATAATACTGGATCTTTTCTGAGAATGGGAGTGAGTAAGTTGAAGGGAAATTCCACAAAGTTTTTAATTTTTATGTCAATACTCTTTGGAATAATAATTGTCATTTCTAGCATTCAGGTGGTTATATCACATAATCCAATTATCAGATTCATAAATATCTTAACTATTATTCTTCTTTCAGGATCTATTGGTGCTTTTATAAGAGAACTGTTTTTAATAAGACAAAAACGATAAAGTTAGCAGATTTCATGTTTTCGTAATGCGCATTATGTGTCAAGTGTGCAATATTAAAGAAATAAATTTCTCGTTTATGCATCTAAATAACTAAAAAACACAACTCTTATTTTAATTTCCCTTTACTTTAAGTTTAATTTCTTCTATCCTCCATCTTTCTACTTTGTCATTCCTTCCTGCCGCCTTGGTCATAACAAATTGATAATTATGTTTAATATCCGCAACCGTATTATAGGTGAGAAGTATTTTTTCTTTTTCAATTCTAAATTCCTTCAGAGTAAGAACTGTATTAGGTACCCATTCAAAACTTTTTCCATAAAATGCAAAGCTACAAGGGCAATTACCTACACTGTCTCTCATCGAGAAACTCGTCCCGTTTTTAAGTGCAATAAACCCCCATGTTTCCTTGAATGTTTCCATTGCCATATAAGATTCAATGGTACTTGTAGCATCAATAAAGTCTTGATATTCAACGGTAGATTTTAAAGCATCAACTTCTTCTTCTAATTGAAAAAGACTTTCTACTAATCGTTTATTTTCTTTTTCCAACTCGTCTGAGGTATTAGAACTAATTCCTAATTTTTTTTCTAAGCTTGCGACTTTATCAGCTAATTTGTCTTTATCCTCTTGCATTTCCTCTACTAAATCTGAAATTCTTAGGTTATCTAAAATAGCTATCGTCGCTAATACTACTAATAATGCAAGAGTATATGTTTTAAAGTTTTTCTTCAAATTCACTTATAATCCCTCCCATTTCTAAAGTGTGATATATATAGGATCTAGGGTCTATCCTTTATATTCAAAAAATCACTCCTTACTGCACTTATACTAAAAGGGGGGAAAAACTTCTTCATTGTTAAACTAAATGTCCCGTTAGTTTAAGTACAAACTTTCACAAACACCATACTATTATTGCCATAAGTATTCAATTTTTCTTGGGATTCTTCCTCCATTAAATGGCCCTATAAATAAAAAAGACACGTTCCTAAATAAACGCGCCCTTTTATTGAATAACAAAAATATTTAAAAGAGCTTTAGAAAATACAATTGCCCTAAATCTAACTAATTTACTTCCTTATTATTTTTATCCCTAATAATAATTTCGTATGGAATTTCTTCAATCAAAAACTCTTCTCTTTTCAACTCTATGA from Cytobacillus dafuensis encodes:
- the motA gene encoding flagellar motor stator protein MotA, which gives rise to MDKTTIIGLILGIIAVGVGMILKGVSPAVLINPAAILIILLGTVATVTIAFPTSEIKRIPKLLGIIFKEKEQMNPVDLIKMISDWAQLARKEGLLALEAKTSEIDDPFLKNGLSLAVDGQSADYIRDVLSEEIDAMEERHQAGALIFTQAGTYAPTLGVLGAVIGLIAALGNMSDTDTLGHAISAAFVATLLGIFTGYVLWHPFANKLKRKSRQEAKLKAMMIEGVLSVLEGEAPRVIEQKLASYLPVGERKVFLEEGSVKKDE
- the motB gene encoding flagellar motor protein MotB, yielding MSKRKKKGHDDGHVDESWLLPYADLLTLLLALFIVLFAMSSIDAQKFQELSKAFNSAFSGGTGMFEFPSPMPDGEMETSSVDEGEKKDENEDKEKEQKLQQQIDREELQVVQNKVNSYINKNNLGEKLETSLTDEGLLVSIRDNVLFAPGSAEVREEDIKVAKEISDLLVMDPPRNIIISGHTDNVPIGNAPFESNWELSVMRAINFMKIILQNEKLDPSWFSAKGFGEFQPVASNDTTEGKARNRRVEILILPRTGN
- a CDS encoding IS110 family RNA-guided transposase, producing the protein MKFKMQNKQNQLIERISVKHLVVGVDIAQQFHVARAVNFRGIVVGDPLTFKNNEEGFTSLLKWIKNLQSLNNLDEVIIGMEPTGHYWINLSKWLLKQNIEVVTVNPHLVKRNKENRDNTQSKSDKKDALVIADMVKNGYYSEVRFTSESFEKLRVLMSNRDVVVKRLVSSVNQLNRWVDIVFPELRQVFKNITAKGAIATLRLFPTPMELATKQPHEIIMGWKSLMKRQPGLKKAQLLLQVAKTSIGSRQALDAYKFHLEQLLEEYDLAVIQLERVEKQVTDVLNKIPYAKKLLTIKGISEISLAGILGEAGDISGFSHGNSLLRHAGLHLAEASSGKWKGQIVLSKRGRSRLRRFLYLATISLVVNNPEFQAIHTQNVKVKKMKKMKSIMKLIGKFTRVLVGIARRNESYNPDKVQALTLLAA
- a CDS encoding GNAT family N-acetyltransferase, which translates into the protein MEIEKVFIDLPTIETERIKLRKITLEDVDDIYLYASNEEVSKYVPWDTHKTLFDTQKFVEFILKQYENKLIIPWGIENKGNGKLIGTIDLFSWQPKHQVAEISYVLSQDYWRKGITTEATNEVIKFGFEKMGLVRIQARSFLDNLASELVMKKVGMSFEGVIRKGMFIKGKHQDLKMYSILIEEFQKDCE